From the genome of Ziziphus jujuba cultivar Dongzao chromosome 6, ASM3175591v1, one region includes:
- the LOC125420391 gene encoding uncharacterized protein LOC125420391, which produces MSSYDSVVGGMLKLKGNALDVKASGVKKKEKHKKHQEKTSLVTDNELSTGGSTKLTPNPDEEEIDVTSKSNDAEKAPHYDDNLTPAEKQFI; this is translated from the exons ATGTCATCCTATGATAGTGTTGTCGGTGGAATGCTGAAGCTGAAGGGCAATGCTCTGGATGTGAAAGCTAGTGGcgtaaagaagaaagagaaacatAAAAAGCATCAAGAAAAAACTTCTTTAGTCACAGACAATGAACTCTCAACAG GTGGAAGTACGAAACTAACACCTAATCCTGATGAGGAAGAGATAGATGTTACCAGCAAATCGAACGACGCAGAAAAAGCTCCTCATTATGATGATAATCTCACGCCTGCTGAGAAACAATTTATATAG